One Lepus europaeus isolate LE1 chromosome 7, mLepTim1.pri, whole genome shotgun sequence DNA segment encodes these proteins:
- the LOC133763925 gene encoding serine/threonine-protein kinase MARK2-like, whose product MEGPLDFHPPLHGYRFIYMIGWGGFGLVKLARHLASGKYVAVKILLRDASPSSPLSAQREADILRSLRHDNIVRLLEERHTRTHLFLVMELASRGSLQHYVLRQGGLAEAEARALFSQALAAVSYCHGQRVAHRDLKLGNLLLDEHMKIKLADFGLSLRLEQGTLVRGFWGTPEYCAPEVFRGEAYDAFKADMWSLGVVLFAMLEATLPFPGKDTDKVLQDAVLCGIYMVPRGISSALQELLAWLLTVDASGRPSAEDARTHGWFSPGREAAKEDKEDAVALLQPLGVPQDPEAREYLAGLGLLPGTGTEGTPGPQPQDPASLPKSSQSSKRPPIEDDGLALVSVSSDSMAVDVSSAQSDSSEAPSQPQQERSPTPSAAPDSPKVSGQPQQERSPTPSAAPDSPKVSSQPQQERSPAPSAAPEPASKVSPSSPSARSRVDQVEPEAAAAAREPEGAGTTATADTTATAHTPDTTASTQGKRQGRRGVGRRILRFLLRACCILPSRGSSVAPK is encoded by the exons ATGGAAGGCCCCTTGGActtccatcctcctctgcacggGTACCGCTTCATATACATGATCGGCTGGGGCGGCTTCGGCCTGGTGAAGCTGGCCCGGCACCTGGCATCAGGGAAGTACGTGGCCGTGAAGATCCTCCTGCGAGACGCATCTCCCAGCAGCCCGCTGTCCGCACAGAGGGAAGCGGACATCCTGAGGAGCCTGCGGCACGACAACATCGTGCGGCTGCTGGAGGAGCGACACACCAGGACGCACCTGTTCCTGGTCATGGAGCTGGCGAGCAGGGGCTCGCTCCAGCACTACGTGCTGCGGCAGGGCGGCCTGGCTGAGGCCGAGGCCAGGGCCCTGTTCAGCCAGGCGCTGGCCGCTGTGAGCTACTGCCATGGGCAGCGCGTGGCGCACCGGGACCTCAAGCTGGGCAACCTGCTGCTGGACGAGCACATGAAGATCAAGCTGGCAGACTTCGGGCTGAGCCTGCGGCTGGAGCAGGGCACGCTGGTAAGGGGCTTCTGGGGGACCCCCGAGTACTGCGCACCAGAGGTTTTCCGCGGGGAGGCCTATGACGCTTTTAAGGCCGACATGtggagcctgggggtggtgctgtttGCCATGCTGGAGGCCACGCTGCCCTTCCCTGGCAAGGACACGGACAAGGTGCTGCAGGACGCGGTGCTGTGTGGCATCTACATGGTGCCACGTGGCATCAGCTcagccctgcaggagctgctggcgtGGCTGCTCACCGTCGACGCCTCGGGGAGGCCCAGTGCGGAGGACGCCAGGACCCACGGGTGGTTCAGCCCCGGCCGAGAAGCCGCCAAGGAGGACAAGGAGGACGCGGTcgccctgctgcagcccctgggcgtTCCCCAGGACCCAGAGGCCAGGGAGTACCTGGCGGGCCTCGGCCTGCTGCCAGGCACGGGGACCGAGGGGACGCCAGGCCCTCAGCCCCAGGACCCCGCGTCCCTGCCCAAGTCCTCGCAGAGCAGCAAGCGTCCCCCCATAGAGGACGATGGTTTGGCTCTGGTGTCGGTGTCCAGTGACAGCATGGCCGTCGACGTTTCCTCCGCACAAAGCGACTCCTCCGAGGCCCCCA gccagccacagcaggagagGAGCCCCACTCCCAGCGCTGCCCCCGACTCCCCCAAAGTCTCTG gccagccacagcaggagagGAGCCCTACTCCCAGCGCAGCCCCCGACTCCCCCAAAGTCTCCA gccagccacagcaggagaggagccctgctcccagcgcAGCCCCCGAGCCAGCCTCCAAGGTGTCGCCCTCCAGCCCCAGTGCCAGGAGCCGTGTGGACCAAGTAGAACCAGAAGCCGCCGCAGCTGCCCGTGAGCCTGAGGGGGCTGGGACCACAGCCACCGCTGACACCACAGCCACCGCTCACACCCCAGACACCACAGCCAGCACCCAGGGCAAGAGGCAGGGCCGGCGCGGGGTCGGCAGGAGGATCCTCCGGTTCCTGCTGAGGGCCTGCTGCATCCTGCCTTCCCGAGGGAGCAGCGTGGCCCCCAAGTAG